The following proteins are encoded in a genomic region of Dioscorea cayenensis subsp. rotundata cultivar TDr96_F1 chromosome 8, TDr96_F1_v2_PseudoChromosome.rev07_lg8_w22 25.fasta, whole genome shotgun sequence:
- the LOC120266769 gene encoding LOW QUALITY PROTEIN: G-type lectin S-receptor-like serine/threonine-protein kinase At2g19130 (The sequence of the model RefSeq protein was modified relative to this genomic sequence to represent the inferred CDS: deleted 1 base in 1 codon) encodes MALFLWMFLRKRQDRGMVSIEGVLVQFKYSDLRRMTKNFSEMLGQGGFGSVFKGALPNMTAIAVKQLRSIVRQEKDFQTEVITLGRIQHINLIRLLGFCCEGTKRLLVYDYMPNGSLDHHLFNRNDVVLDWRTRYQIIIGVAKGLEYLHEKCRDCIIHCDVKPENILLDSDFCPKVSDFGMAKLIHRNFSKVLTSMKGTFGYLAPEWISGQPITPKADVYSYGMMLFEVISGRRNSDQSRSTNNKYFSSLGSTNSLKVTPFSLLDENLAHDADMEELTRACKVACWCIQENEAHRPSMGVVVLMLEGVMEAYSDVLGSRF; translated from the exons ATGGCTTTGTTTCTCTGGATGTTCCTGAGAAAAAGGCAAGATAGAGGAATGGTGTCAATTGAAGGCGTCCTTGTCCAGTTCAAATACTCTGATCTTCGCCGGATGACCAAGAACTTCTCGGAGATGCTTGGCCAAGGAGGATTTGGCTCTGTTTTCAAAGGTGCACTGCCCAATATGACTGCAATAGCTGTGAAACAACTCAGAAGCATTGTGCGACAGGAGAAGGATTTTCAGACTGAAGTTATCACGCTGGGCAGAATTCAGCATATTAATTTGATTCGTCTCCTAGGATTCTGCTGCGAGGGCACAAAAAGGTTGCTGGTTTATGATTACATGCCGAATGGATCTCTTGATCATCATCTTTTTAACAGGAATGATGTTGTCCTAGATTGGAGAACCAGATACCAGATAATTATCGGGGTTGCTAAAGGATTAGAGTACCTGCATGAGAAATGTAGGGACTGCATTATACATTGTGATGTAAAGCCAGAAAATATACTTTTGGATTCTGATTTTTGTCCAAAGGTGTCTGACTTTGGCATGGCAAAGCTCATCCATAGGAATTTTAGTAAAGTGTTAACGAGCATGAAGGGGACCTTTGGCTATTTAGCACCAGAATGGATTTCAGGCCAACCAATCACGCCAAAAGCTGACGTCTACAGCTATGGTATGATGCTTTTCGAAGTGATATCA GGCAGGCGAAACAGTGATCAATCTCGGAGTACAAACAACAAGTATTTTTCCAGTCTGGGCAGCACAAACTCACTGAAGGTAACACCCTTTAGCTTGTTAGATGAGAATTTAGCACATGATGCAGACATGGAGGAGCTAACCAGAGCCTGCAAGGTGGCTTGTTGGTGTATTCAGGAAAATGAGGCACATAGACCGTCAATGGGAGTGGTTGTGCTAATGCTTGAGGGAGTCATGGAG GCATACAGTGATGTACTTGGATCTAGATTTTAG